One Paenibacillus sp. FSL W8-0186 genomic window carries:
- a CDS encoding amino acid adenylation domain-containing protein: MSSHEIEKIYPLTPTQEGILFHSLVDPDSEAYFEHVSFTIRGKLCSRTMEQSFAKLVERYDVLRTVFIYTETEQPLQIVLSQREPRMDYRDLSAYSTAERQRSIEEYKARDQQQKFDLETGPLIRMAIFRIDERTHQIIWRFHHIIMDGWCLGILAQDLFHIYEALAANAPIQLSPPYPYSDYIQWLGEQDQDEALQYWRDYLDGYELQAAVPSSRGAGETGGFDHRKYSFKWDAETTRRLHKLAVDNQVTLSTVFHALWGILLQQYNHSEDVVFGSVVSGRPPELPGIESMVGLFINTVPLRVKSDEHTSFQELLRKVHDSILEANRYNYVSLADIQSGTVLKQHLINHIVVFENYPLETAADGDGEQHLAITDSEMLEHTNYDLDVTVFPEDELEVLLTYNGTMYDEEFLRRLEGHLKQITAAVLGNEQILVRDIEMITAGEKQKLLFEFNRTDKDYRFDKPAHQLFEERARLHPSKIALLYQGEQITYGQLNHNANRLARVFQERGLGHGDFAAVMLDRSPLMVESILAIWKLGAAYIPVDAHYPEDRKAGIIADSDARIVVTLSEYVEDGLRADYPGRFVEMDKAVVPAEEADSQDLNLPVAITDLAYTLFTSGSTGKPKGVMIEHLGMLNHIWAEADDLGLSEDIVFAQTANHCFDISVWQFFGALVLGGTTAIYPDELILAPGQFINQVIRDQVTLLEVVPSYLAVLLDLVEERSLRFEHLQHLLITGEAATPALVARWFALCPGIKMVNAYGPAEASDDICQYVMEQPPENREYIPVGKPLSNIRIYIVNRQMHLCPVGIIGEICVAGIAVGRGYLNDPLRTGEAFTEDPFAPQPGVRLYKTGDLGRWLPDGNIEFVGRKDHQVKIRGFRIELGEIEHRLAEHEQVREAAVLVKGSGEAEKYLCAYFTANIDLGISEIKEYLSSCVPEYMIPSVFMQLEEMPHNANGKINRSQLPDPVHHRLDAPFVPARNAVEEALVSIWTEVLDVRRVSVQDDFFTLGGHSLKATVIISRIHGELGADVKVKDIFQYPTVAQLAEHIQQLGARPCASSAITPAPVQEYYPVSPAQRRMYVLHTLEESGSTAYNMPFAYRIQGRLDTAQFRQVVNRLTERHECFRTSFRVVDGELVQVVHPEAECRLEMVELRGADTEEVNQRISSFIQPFDLEAAPLMRMELLQLAQEEHVLLIDMHHIISDGLSGGIMLRELEQLYRGDTLPPLEIQYKDYAIWLNERLAGEEMKEHEAYWLEHYRGELPVLNMPLDYRRPPMQTFNGCTLQFVLPHELSRALRALAHDTGSTLYAVLLAAYNILLSKYSGQEDIVVGSPVAGRTHQDVQQMLGMFINTVALRSYPERHKTFRQFVHEVKDHTLSAIDHQDLPFERLVELLDVERDTSRNPLFDTMFNLTDRERQEIHIGEMLLTPYALQNDISKFDLMLDVYTDASEIHFDLQYNTDLFTAFTAEQLGQHYMELLHNITADPDVPLMNLGMLAAEEREQLLVMGQGRAADYDFACTVPLRFEQFALEQPEEPAVRCAGEVLTYAELNARANRLGRYLQRRLGGIPADTVAAVMLERSPDFIQSVLAIWKAGGAYVPIDIEYGVERKAGILEDSAARVLITRSEYLQDGLEDRYTGVIVCLDRIAADVMEESPENIGIAPAAGSLAYILFTSGSTGKPKGVMIEHKGLLNHILAEADELGLDQRLVFAQNANICFDISVWQCFGALALGGTTAIYPQELVLEVERFLEEVIEDGVTLLEVVPSYLAVMLDVLVQTRAELPSLRHLLITGETIKPDLARRWLELYPGIQIVNAYGPAEAADDISQYVTGQLPEGMETVPIGKPLANFNLYVVDEQLELCPVGVYGEICVSGIGVGRGYIHDPERTGQAFMQDPFIQKPDASLRLYRTGDLGRWLPDGNLEFLGRKDFQVKIRGFRIELEEIEVRILQAPHIKQAVVLAREDESGSKYLCAYLVLDVLAPNQQETCLRELKDRLEKALPNYMIPAYFVTLEQMPLLISGKIDRAALPAPDRSAAMAGDYAAPRNDLEQVLAAIWEEVLGVQQIGIDHNFFELGGDSIRAIQISSKLSSCGYTLKMKDLFQNPEIRKLSKYVQQDQREIDQGPVEGEVELTPIQKWFFECGFSPANHWNQAVVLYKRDGFQIDLLSQVLTELTRHHDALRMVFKREDGAWIQYNEGLDGQAERAWFDLAVMTVPDGDEGRLEISRQIDLLHGSIDLERGPLVKAGLFKTSTGDHLAIIIHHLVIDGISWRILFEDLTLAYEQAASGKPIQLPAKTDSFQTWAKQLKEHAGSKAMRKELDYWQQIESAEVKALPKSGRRVGPLKVLDNMTYSFQLSKLETEQLLGKVHGAYNTEINDILLTALGRAVRQWTGEEKVLICLEGHGREEILKNVNVSRTVGWFTSVYPVVLDVPGTAELSYQIKSVKESIRRIPNKGIGYGLLKYLAAEQGNDSIRFRLEPEIKFNYLGQFDNDVNTGVFQVSDLPYGQTVSPEAEREIALNIGGLVENGQLTMSIEYNLQEYAEADIRVFGNHFKSQLTEIIKHCADKETQELTPSDVAGDDLSIEELEAIMDFYNS, encoded by the coding sequence TTGAGCAGCCATGAAATCGAAAAAATATATCCGCTGACGCCAACGCAAGAGGGAATTTTGTTCCATTCCCTGGTTGATCCTGATTCTGAAGCGTACTTTGAACATGTGTCCTTCACGATCAGAGGGAAGCTGTGTTCCCGAACGATGGAACAGAGCTTTGCGAAGCTGGTCGAACGCTATGACGTTTTAAGAACGGTATTTATCTATACAGAGACTGAACAGCCGCTGCAAATCGTGCTCAGCCAACGCGAGCCGCGCATGGATTATAGGGATTTATCTGCTTATTCCACCGCTGAACGGCAGCGATCGATCGAAGAGTATAAAGCCCGGGATCAGCAGCAGAAATTCGACCTGGAGACGGGGCCGTTGATTCGGATGGCCATCTTCAGAATCGATGAACGCACCCATCAAATCATTTGGAGATTTCATCATATTATTATGGACGGCTGGTGCCTCGGCATTCTTGCCCAGGATTTATTCCATATTTATGAGGCTCTCGCGGCCAATGCTCCAATTCAACTGTCCCCGCCGTATCCTTATAGTGATTATATCCAGTGGCTGGGCGAGCAGGATCAGGACGAGGCCCTGCAGTACTGGCGAGACTATTTGGACGGTTATGAATTACAGGCCGCGGTCCCTTCCTCCAGGGGGGCTGGAGAGACGGGGGGCTTCGACCACCGCAAATACTCATTTAAATGGGATGCCGAGACGACACGCAGATTGCACAAGCTGGCAGTAGACAATCAGGTGACGCTCAGTACAGTGTTCCATGCGTTATGGGGAATTTTGCTGCAGCAATACAACCATAGCGAGGATGTCGTATTCGGTTCCGTTGTATCGGGAAGGCCTCCGGAGCTGCCCGGGATCGAGAGCATGGTGGGCCTGTTCATTAATACGGTTCCTTTACGGGTCAAAAGCGATGAACATACCTCCTTCCAGGAGCTGCTGCGCAAGGTGCATGATTCGATTCTGGAGGCCAACCGGTATAACTATGTTTCGCTGGCCGATATTCAGTCGGGAACGGTGCTGAAACAGCATCTTATCAACCATATCGTTGTGTTCGAGAATTATCCGCTGGAGACGGCAGCCGACGGCGATGGGGAACAGCATCTTGCTATTACCGACAGTGAGATGCTGGAGCATACGAATTATGATTTGGACGTTACAGTGTTTCCCGAGGACGAGCTGGAAGTACTGCTTACCTATAACGGAACCATGTACGACGAGGAGTTTCTGCGAAGACTGGAAGGACATTTGAAGCAAATTACGGCGGCGGTATTAGGCAATGAGCAAATCCTTGTCCGGGATATCGAAATGATTACGGCAGGGGAGAAGCAAAAGCTATTATTCGAGTTTAACCGGACGGATAAGGATTATCGGTTCGACAAGCCTGCGCATCAGCTGTTTGAAGAACGGGCGCGCCTTCACCCCTCTAAAATTGCCCTTCTCTATCAAGGGGAGCAAATCACCTACGGGCAGTTAAACCACAATGCGAACCGGCTCGCCCGGGTATTTCAGGAACGAGGGCTGGGACATGGTGATTTTGCGGCGGTGATGCTGGATCGCTCGCCGCTCATGGTTGAAAGCATACTGGCTATATGGAAATTGGGAGCAGCTTACATACCGGTAGATGCCCATTATCCCGAGGATAGAAAGGCTGGGATCATCGCCGACTCGGACGCCCGAATCGTCGTCACGTTATCGGAGTACGTGGAGGACGGGCTGCGTGCCGATTACCCGGGCCGATTTGTGGAGATGGACAAAGCCGTCGTTCCGGCGGAGGAAGCGGACAGCCAAGATCTTAATCTCCCGGTGGCGATTACCGACCTGGCTTATACGCTGTTTACCTCGGGATCGACGGGCAAGCCGAAGGGAGTCATGATTGAGCATCTGGGGATGCTGAACCATATTTGGGCTGAAGCCGACGATCTTGGCTTGTCCGAGGACATCGTATTTGCCCAAACGGCGAATCATTGCTTCGATATTTCGGTATGGCAGTTCTTCGGCGCTCTGGTGCTTGGGGGAACGACGGCGATTTACCCAGATGAGCTGATTCTTGCGCCCGGGCAGTTCATTAATCAGGTGATTCGCGATCAAGTGACCCTGCTCGAGGTTGTGCCTTCATATTTGGCGGTTTTACTGGATTTGGTGGAGGAGCGTTCACTTCGCTTTGAACACTTGCAGCATTTGCTGATTACCGGGGAAGCAGCCACTCCGGCATTGGTTGCACGCTGGTTTGCGCTATGTCCCGGGATCAAGATGGTGAATGCATACGGACCGGCGGAAGCCTCCGACGACATATGCCAATATGTGATGGAGCAGCCACCGGAGAACAGGGAGTATATTCCGGTGGGCAAGCCGCTGTCCAACATCCGGATATATATCGTGAACCGGCAAATGCATTTATGTCCTGTAGGGATTATCGGTGAAATATGCGTGGCCGGCATCGCGGTCGGGAGAGGATATCTCAACGATCCGCTGCGGACCGGGGAGGCTTTCACGGAGGATCCGTTTGCACCGCAGCCGGGCGTCAGATTGTATAAAACGGGCGATTTGGGCAGATGGCTTCCGGACGGCAACATCGAATTCGTCGGCCGTAAGGATCATCAGGTCAAAATAAGAGGATTCCGCATTGAGCTCGGGGAAATCGAGCATCGGCTGGCCGAGCATGAACAGGTTCGGGAGGCCGCGGTGCTCGTGAAGGGAAGCGGAGAAGCGGAGAAGTATTTATGCGCTTATTTCACCGCGAACATCGATCTCGGCATATCCGAAATAAAGGAGTATTTAAGCAGTTGTGTGCCGGAATATATGATTCCCTCCGTTTTTATGCAGCTGGAGGAAATGCCGCATAATGCCAACGGGAAGATTAACCGCAGCCAGCTTCCAGACCCCGTCCATCATCGTCTGGATGCCCCGTTTGTACCTGCCCGGAACGCTGTGGAAGAGGCGCTGGTGTCGATTTGGACGGAGGTTCTGGACGTAAGGCGGGTAAGCGTTCAGGATGATTTCTTCACCTTGGGCGGCCATTCTCTGAAAGCAACGGTCATCATCTCCAGAATCCATGGGGAGCTTGGCGCGGATGTGAAGGTGAAGGATATTTTCCAATATCCAACCGTAGCGCAGCTGGCCGAGCATATTCAGCAGCTTGGCGCCAGACCGTGCGCCTCGTCCGCCATCACGCCAGCCCCGGTGCAAGAATACTACCCGGTGAGTCCGGCGCAAAGAAGGATGTATGTGCTGCATACGCTGGAAGAATCGGGCTCGACGGCTTATAACATGCCGTTTGCTTATCGTATTCAAGGACGACTGGACACCGCTCAATTCCGGCAGGTGGTAAACCGGCTGACCGAACGCCACGAGTGTTTTAGAACGTCCTTCCGCGTGGTGGATGGGGAGCTTGTGCAAGTCGTGCATCCCGAGGCGGAATGCAGGCTGGAAATGGTGGAGCTAAGGGGAGCCGACACGGAGGAAGTAAATCAGCGGATCTCATCGTTTATCCAGCCTTTCGATTTAGAAGCGGCACCGCTAATGCGGATGGAGCTGCTTCAGCTTGCTCAGGAGGAGCATGTCCTGCTTATTGACATGCATCATATTATATCGGACGGCTTGTCTGGCGGCATCATGCTGCGTGAGCTGGAGCAGCTGTATCGCGGTGACACGCTGCCGCCGCTAGAGATTCAGTATAAGGATTATGCGATCTGGCTGAACGAACGGCTGGCCGGCGAAGAAATGAAGGAGCATGAAGCTTATTGGCTGGAGCATTATCGCGGCGAGCTGCCTGTGCTGAACATGCCTCTGGATTATAGAAGACCGCCGATGCAGACCTTTAACGGCTGTACGCTGCAATTTGTGCTTCCGCATGAGCTGTCCAGGGCGCTGCGGGCGCTGGCCCATGACACGGGCTCCACATTATATGCGGTGCTGCTGGCCGCCTACAATATTCTGCTGTCGAAATATTCGGGGCAGGAGGACATTGTCGTCGGTTCGCCAGTAGCCGGACGGACGCACCAGGATGTGCAGCAAATGCTGGGCATGTTCATCAATACGGTCGCGCTTCGCAGCTATCCGGAGCGGCATAAGACATTCCGCCAGTTTGTTCATGAGGTGAAGGATCATACCTTATCGGCAATTGACCATCAGGATTTACCGTTCGAACGATTAGTGGAGCTTCTGGATGTGGAGCGGGATACGAGCCGCAACCCTCTCTTTGACACGATGTTCAACTTGACGGATCGGGAGCGGCAGGAAATTCATATCGGCGAAATGCTGCTCACTCCTTACGCGCTGCAGAACGATATTTCCAAATTCGACCTTATGCTGGACGTGTACACGGATGCTTCGGAGATTCATTTCGACTTGCAATACAATACGGATTTATTTACGGCCTTTACCGCAGAGCAGCTTGGTCAGCATTATATGGAGCTCCTGCATAATATCACCGCTGATCCGGATGTGCCTCTAATGAATCTGGGGATGCTTGCGGCGGAGGAGCGTGAGCAGCTTCTGGTGATGGGTCAAGGCAGGGCGGCCGATTATGATTTTGCCTGTACCGTGCCATTGCGATTTGAACAGTTCGCCTTGGAGCAGCCGGAGGAGCCGGCAGTGCGTTGCGCCGGAGAGGTGTTAACCTATGCGGAGCTGAATGCCCGGGCGAACCGACTGGGGCGTTACTTGCAAAGACGATTAGGCGGGATTCCGGCAGACACGGTAGCGGCGGTGATGCTGGAGCGATCGCCCGATTTCATTCAAAGTGTGCTTGCCATTTGGAAGGCCGGCGGGGCTTACGTTCCGATCGACATAGAATACGGCGTTGAGCGCAAAGCGGGCATATTGGAGGATTCCGCCGCGCGGGTGCTCATTACCCGCTCTGAATATTTGCAGGACGGTCTGGAGGATAGATATACAGGCGTAATTGTGTGTCTTGACCGAATCGCGGCGGATGTCATGGAAGAAAGTCCGGAGAATATCGGCATTGCGCCGGCAGCCGGCAGTTTGGCTTATATTTTGTTTACCTCCGGATCAACGGGCAAGCCTAAAGGCGTGATGATCGAGCACAAAGGCCTGCTGAATCACATTTTAGCGGAGGCCGATGAACTGGGCTTGGATCAACGTCTCGTATTCGCTCAGAACGCTAATATCTGTTTTGATATTTCGGTTTGGCAATGTTTTGGCGCGCTGGCCCTGGGAGGAACAACGGCGATTTATCCGCAGGAGCTTGTACTGGAGGTGGAGCGGTTCCTTGAGGAGGTCATCGAGGACGGGGTAACGCTCCTGGAGGTTGTTCCATCGTACTTGGCGGTGATGCTGGATGTTCTGGTACAGACTAGGGCAGAGCTCCCTTCGCTCCGTCATCTGTTAATCACGGGCGAAACGATTAAGCCCGATTTGGCCCGGAGATGGCTGGAGCTGTACCCGGGAATTCAAATCGTCAACGCCTATGGTCCCGCGGAGGCTGCTGATGATATTAGCCAATATGTAACCGGGCAGCTGCCGGAAGGGATGGAGACGGTCCCGATCGGCAAACCGCTGGCGAATTTTAACCTCTATGTAGTGGACGAACAGCTGGAATTATGTCCTGTTGGTGTGTATGGAGAGATTTGTGTGTCCGGCATCGGGGTAGGCCGGGGATATATTCATGATCCGGAACGAACGGGCCAGGCTTTCATGCAGGATCCCTTCATACAGAAGCCAGACGCCAGCTTGCGACTATATCGAACCGGGGATTTAGGGCGCTGGCTTCCTGACGGAAACCTGGAATTCCTCGGGCGCAAGGACTTTCAGGTGAAAATCAGAGGCTTCCGCATTGAGCTGGAGGAGATCGAGGTTCGTATTTTGCAGGCTCCGCATATCAAGCAGGCGGTTGTGCTGGCTAGAGAGGATGAGAGCGGAAGTAAATATTTATGCGCTTATCTGGTGCTGGACGTACTTGCGCCGAATCAGCAAGAGACCTGCCTCCGCGAGCTTAAGGATCGTCTGGAAAAGGCGCTGCCGAACTATATGATCCCCGCTTATTTCGTCACGCTGGAGCAGATGCCGCTGCTAATCAGCGGCAAAATTGACCGGGCGGCACTGCCTGCCCCGGATCGAAGCGCAGCAATGGCCGGAGATTATGCCGCGCCGCGTAATGATCTGGAACAAGTGCTGGCAGCGATTTGGGAAGAGGTGCTTGGCGTACAGCAGATCGGGATTGACCATAATTTCTTTGAGCTTGGCGGGGACTCCATCCGGGCCATCCAAATTTCCTCCAAACTAAGCAGCTGCGGCTATACGCTGAAGATGAAGGATTTGTTCCAGAACCCCGAGATCCGCAAGCTGTCCAAGTACGTCCAGCAGGATCAGCGTGAAATTGACCAGGGCCCTGTAGAGGGAGAGGTTGAGCTTACGCCGATTCAGAAGTGGTTCTTCGAATGCGGATTCTCACCGGCCAATCATTGGAACCAGGCGGTTGTTCTGTACAAACGGGACGGGTTCCAGATTGACCTGTTGTCCCAGGTCCTCACGGAGCTGACCCGCCATCATGACGCGTTAAGGATGGTATTCAAGCGGGAGGATGGAGCATGGATACAGTATAACGAGGGGCTGGACGGGCAGGCGGAACGCGCCTGGTTCGATCTAGCTGTTATGACGGTACCTGATGGGGATGAGGGCAGGCTGGAGATATCCCGACAGATCGACCTGCTGCACGGGAGTATCGACCTGGAACGGGGACCTTTAGTTAAGGCCGGCCTGTTCAAGACGAGCACCGGTGATCATCTGGCGATCATTATTCACCATCTGGTGATTGACGGCATTTCCTGGCGTATTTTATTTGAAGATTTAACACTGGCCTATGAGCAGGCTGCGAGCGGCAAGCCGATCCAGCTTCCCGCCAAAACGGATTCCTTCCAGACATGGGCGAAACAACTGAAGGAGCATGCTGGAAGCAAAGCCATGCGGAAGGAGCTGGACTACTGGCAGCAAATTGAATCTGCGGAGGTCAAGGCATTGCCTAAATCGGGCCGCCGGGTAGGGCCGTTGAAGGTGCTAGATAACATGACGTATTCCTTCCAGTTGTCCAAGCTTGAGACAGAGCAATTGCTCGGCAAGGTTCACGGAGCGTACAACACGGAAATTAACGATATACTTCTCACCGCTTTGGGACGGGCCGTCCGGCAGTGGACAGGCGAGGAGAAGGTGCTGATTTGCCTGGAAGGACACGGCCGCGAAGAAATTTTAAAAAATGTGAACGTCAGCCGAACCGTCGGCTGGTTTACATCGGTATATCCGGTGGTGCTGGACGTACCCGGCACGGCGGAGCTGTCCTATCAGATCAAGTCGGTCAAGGAGAGCATCCGGCGCATTCCGAATAAAGGAATCGGCTACGGGCTGCTCAAATATCTTGCTGCTGAACAAGGGAATGACAGCATCCGATTCCGGCTGGAGCCTGAAATCAAGTTCAACTATTTAGGACAATTTGATAATGATGTGAACACGGGCGTGTTCCAGGTTTCCGATCTTCCTTACGGTCAAACCGTCAGTCCGGAGGCCGAGAGGGAAATTGCCCTGAACATCGGCGGACTTGTGGAGAATGGGCAGCTGACGATGTCTATCGAGTATAACCTGCAGGAATATGCGGAGGCAGATATTCGGGTCTTCGGAAATCATTTCAAATCGCAGCTGACCGAGATTATTAAGCACTGCGCGGACAAAGAGACGCAGGAGCTGACGCCTTCCGATGTGGCTGGGGACGATCTATCGATCGAAGAGCTGGAAGCTATTATGGATTTTTACAATAGTTAA